A section of the Acidobacteriota bacterium genome encodes:
- the hutU gene encoding urocanate hydratase, with product MKPKSVKAARGLKLSCQGWHQEAALRMLNNNLDAEVAEKPQELIVYGGSGKAARSWEAYDGIVKALKVLKNDETLLIQSGKPVGVFQTHEYSPRVLIANSHLVPRWATWEKFRELEKLGLIMFGQMTAGSWIYIGTQGIIQGTYETFAAAGDKHYNGDLGGKWILTGGMGGMGGAQPLAGKMADASVLCVEVDEARINRRVQLGFCDVKVKTLDKAMKLMKEHTKACNPISIGLVGNCAEVFPEIYRRGLVPDIVTDQTSAHDELNGYIPEGLTVTEAARLRRRDPKDYIGRSYESMVTHCEAMVRFQKAGSVVFDYGNNLRGQAETGGLKSAFEYPGFVTAYVRPLFFQGRGPFRWVALSGNPQDIAVTDEIVLQQFSHNKSLVRWITKAREKIPWQGLPARVCWLGYGERAEFGDIINTYVKNGKISAPIVIGRDHLDCGSVASPYRETEGMIDGSDAIADWPLLNGLLNCASGASWVSVHHGGGVGIGNSIHAGMVIVADGSKEMAVRLNRVLTNDPGTGVARHVDAGYKDAVAFARKHKVNIPGMKNR from the coding sequence ATGAAACCGAAATCCGTCAAAGCTGCGCGCGGCCTGAAACTGTCATGCCAGGGATGGCACCAGGAAGCCGCCCTGAGAATGCTCAATAACAACCTTGACGCCGAAGTCGCGGAGAAGCCCCAGGAACTGATCGTCTACGGCGGTTCCGGCAAGGCGGCCCGCTCCTGGGAGGCCTACGACGGTATCGTCAAAGCGCTCAAGGTCCTCAAGAACGACGAAACGCTGCTTATCCAGTCGGGCAAGCCGGTGGGCGTTTTTCAAACCCACGAGTACTCGCCGAGGGTGCTGATCGCCAATTCGCACCTGGTGCCGCGCTGGGCGACTTGGGAGAAGTTCCGCGAACTGGAAAAGCTGGGGCTGATCATGTTCGGGCAGATGACGGCGGGAAGCTGGATATATATCGGGACGCAGGGGATAATCCAGGGGACCTACGAGACATTCGCGGCGGCCGGTGACAAGCATTACAACGGCGACCTGGGCGGCAAGTGGATTCTGACCGGCGGCATGGGCGGCATGGGCGGCGCGCAGCCGCTGGCCGGCAAGATGGCCGATGCCTCGGTGCTCTGCGTGGAGGTGGACGAAGCGCGGATCAACCGACGCGTCCAACTCGGTTTCTGCGACGTCAAGGTCAAAACGCTCGACAAGGCCATGAAGCTCATGAAGGAGCACACCAAGGCCTGCAATCCCATCTCGATCGGTCTCGTCGGCAACTGCGCCGAGGTGTTTCCGGAAATCTACCGGCGCGGCCTGGTGCCTGATATCGTCACGGACCAGACCTCGGCCCATGATGAGCTGAACGGATACATTCCGGAGGGGCTGACGGTGACCGAAGCGGCGCGGCTTCGCCGTCGCGATCCCAAGGATTATATCGGGCGGTCGTACGAGTCGATGGTCACGCACTGCGAAGCCATGGTGAGGTTTCAAAAAGCCGGATCGGTGGTGTTTGACTACGGCAACAACCTTCGCGGGCAGGCGGAGACCGGCGGCCTGAAAAGCGCTTTTGAGTATCCCGGCTTCGTGACCGCATACGTGCGTCCGCTGTTCTTCCAGGGCCGGGGGCCGTTCAGGTGGGTGGCGCTGTCCGGCAATCCGCAGGACATCGCGGTCACCGATGAGATCGTCCTGCAGCAGTTCAGCCACAACAAATCACTGGTGCGCTGGATTACCAAGGCGCGTGAGAAAATTCCGTGGCAGGGGCTTCCGGCCCGCGTCTGCTGGCTCGGTTACGGCGAACGGGCGGAGTTCGGCGACATAATCAACACGTACGTCAAGAACGGCAAGATATCGGCGCCGATTGTCATCGGCCGCGACCACCTCGACTGCGGCTCCGTGGCCTCACCATACCGCGAGACAGAGGGGATGATCGACGGTTCGGACGCCATCGCTGACTGGCCCCTGCTCAACGGCCTGCTCAACTGCGCCTCCGGGGCCAGCTGGGTCTCGGTGCACCACGGCGGCGGGGTGGGTATCGGCAACTCCATCCATGCCGGGATGGTGATTGTCGCCGACGGTAGCAAAGAGATGGCCGTCCGTCTGAACCGCGTGTTGACCAATGATCCCGGCACGGGCGTGGCACGGCACGTCGACGCCGGCTACAAGGACGCTGTCGCTTTTGCCCGGAAGCACAAGGTCAATATCCCGGGCATGAAAAACAGGTAG
- a CDS encoding YifB family Mg chelatase-like AAA ATPase, whose product MLSKIVSSATLGVEAYVVEVEADIQQQLPAFITVGLPDGAVRESKERVTSAIRNSDFVFPTKKVTINLAPADIRKEGSAFDLPIAIGILAATGQIMRDGFGDHVMLGELSLDGAVRPVPGVLPMVMHFKGNDGIKGILVPKENAREAAMAGTVPVYPVRSLKEAVHFLEDESTIHRYNISIETVFSEARKYSVDFSDVKGQESAKRALEIAAAGGHNIIMIGPPGSGKTMLARRMSTILPDISLDEALETTKIHSVAGRLPSGSALVATRPYRSPHHTISYAGLIGGGTIPKPGEVSLAHHGVLFLDELPEFKKDILEMLRQPMEDNQVTISRASTTLTYPAGFMLVAAMNPCPCGYHGDLNHECKCTSGEIQRYMSRISGPLLDRIDIHITVPSVKFKELSSDMRGEDSAAIRVRVNLARERQLARFKGEKKIYCNAHMESRDTRRYCHIDDKTQSLLGVAIKTQGLSARAYDRILKVARTIADLTASDNIEMSHVAEAIHYRSLDRQLWM is encoded by the coding sequence ATGCTTTCAAAAATCGTATCGTCCGCCACCCTTGGGGTTGAGGCCTATGTGGTTGAAGTGGAGGCTGATATTCAGCAGCAACTGCCGGCATTTATCACAGTCGGCCTGCCCGACGGCGCGGTCAGAGAATCCAAGGAACGCGTGACATCGGCGATCAGGAACTCTGATTTCGTGTTCCCGACCAAGAAAGTGACCATCAATCTCGCACCGGCTGACATCCGCAAGGAGGGATCGGCCTTTGACCTGCCGATCGCTATCGGCATTCTGGCGGCCACCGGACAGATCATGCGCGATGGGTTTGGCGATCATGTCATGCTCGGTGAACTTTCGCTCGACGGGGCGGTGCGGCCGGTGCCCGGAGTGCTTCCGATGGTCATGCACTTCAAAGGCAACGACGGGATAAAGGGCATCCTGGTGCCGAAGGAGAACGCCCGCGAGGCGGCCATGGCCGGGACAGTCCCGGTCTATCCGGTGAGATCGCTAAAAGAGGCCGTGCACTTCCTCGAGGATGAGTCTACCATCCACCGTTACAATATCAGCATCGAGACTGTTTTTAGCGAGGCTCGCAAGTACAGTGTTGACTTTTCCGACGTGAAGGGTCAGGAGTCGGCGAAGCGGGCGTTGGAGATCGCGGCGGCCGGCGGGCATAACATCATCATGATCGGTCCGCCGGGGTCCGGCAAGACGATGCTCGCCCGTCGTATGTCGACTATCCTGCCCGACATAAGCCTTGACGAGGCGCTGGAGACAACCAAGATCCACTCGGTCGCGGGTCGGCTGCCGTCGGGGTCGGCCCTGGTGGCCACCCGTCCGTATCGTTCACCCCACCACACTATCTCTTACGCCGGGTTGATCGGCGGCGGGACGATTCCCAAACCGGGTGAAGTGTCGTTAGCCCATCACGGCGTCCTGTTTCTGGACGAGTTGCCCGAGTTCAAGAAAGACATCCTGGAGATGCTCCGGCAGCCGATGGAAGACAACCAGGTGACAATCTCTCGGGCCTCGACAACGCTGACCTACCCGGCCGGATTTATGCTCGTGGCTGCTATGAATCCGTGTCCCTGCGGCTACCACGGTGACCTCAATCACGAGTGCAAGTGCACCTCCGGTGAGATCCAGCGGTACATGTCAAGAATCTCCGGGCCGCTCTTGGATCGAATCGACATCCACATAACGGTGCCGTCGGTGAAGTTCAAGGAGCTGTCGTCGGATATGCGCGGCGAGGATTCGGCGGCCATTCGCGTGCGCGTGAACCTTGCCCGGGAGCGACAGCTGGCCAGGTTCAAGGGTGAAAAGAAAATCTACTGCAACGCCCATATGGAATCGCGCGACACCCGCAGGTACTGCCATATCGATGACAAGACGCAGTCGCTTCTGGGGGTGGCGATCAAGACGCAGGGTCTGTCGGCCCGTGCTTACGATCGGATTCTCAAGGTGGCTCGCACTATTGCCGACCTGACGGCCAGCGACAATATCGAAATGTCGCACGTCGCCGAAGCAATCCATTACCGCAGCCTTGACCGGCAACTCTGGATGTAG
- a CDS encoding GNAT family protein, whose product MKSRFEGTQVNLRRITPADADDLVRHIGDRDISRQTFIPYPYGRKDARRFIAWSQEQWRKKTAFPFSIEDRRTGRVVGGIGLHRINFLHKNAELGYWLNKRYRGRGVMTEAVHLILAFAFRELKFERVYGHVFVSNDASVRVLRRVGFKREGYLRRSYFHRRRWQDSHLYAILKQDWRPPTGKPTRPKARRSTASRTKTPRRIVTTRRTAPARRTVTARRSVPARRRA is encoded by the coding sequence ATGAAATCCCGATTCGAAGGCACCCAGGTCAACCTGCGCCGGATCACACCGGCGGACGCTGATGATCTCGTGCGCCATATCGGGGACCGCGACATCAGCCGCCAGACCTTTATACCCTATCCATACGGGCGCAAGGATGCCCGACGGTTCATCGCGTGGTCGCAGGAACAGTGGCGCAAGAAAACCGCGTTCCCTTTCTCCATCGAGGACCGCCGCACCGGCCGCGTCGTCGGCGGCATCGGCCTGCACAGGATCAACTTCCTGCACAAAAACGCTGAACTCGGCTACTGGCTCAACAAGCGATACCGGGGACGCGGCGTCATGACCGAGGCCGTGCACCTCATCCTCGCGTTTGCGTTCCGGGAATTGAAATTCGAGCGCGTCTACGGGCACGTCTTTGTCAGCAACGATGCCTCGGTGCGGGTGCTAAGGAGGGTCGGCTTCAAACGCGAGGGATACCTCCGCAGGTCGTACTTCCACCGCCGCCGGTGGCAGGACAGCCACCTGTACGCCATTCTCAAGCAGGACTGGCGTCCCCCGACTGGGAAACCGACGCGTCCCAAAGCCAGGCGTTCCACGGCCTCTCGCACCAAAACCCCGCGCCGCATTGTAACCACGCGCCGCACTGCACCGGCCCGGCGTACCGTAACCGCCCGCCGCTCTGTCCCCGCCCGCCGCCGGGCATGA
- a CDS encoding PorV/PorQ family protein, which translates to MKDIVKYVSCSLVLAGAVMPTGLLTAGGINGGAGTSAFSFLKINVGARPVALGGAFTGVADDENSLYYNPAGIASLERHGIIAGYHNYFVDLQSGLVGYVHQSREKHFLAGYISYLNYGEFTQTDNLGTITGEFGGGDVLFGVTFATRYRENIYAGATGKLIYEKIQGFSASGMALDVGLKYRSNRGRYTAGLMLQNLGIQLSNFTDADHEPLPLMLRVGGGIRPRGLPMLFSADVMVPRDNDVDVAVGGEYYELKPLYLRIGWNSFGSNYRATSSDDSMAGVSLGFGLDWKELHIAYAFSPGAELGESHRITITGGV; encoded by the coding sequence GTGAAAGACATTGTCAAATACGTGAGTTGTAGCCTCGTCCTGGCGGGCGCGGTCATGCCGACCGGCCTGCTGACGGCCGGAGGAATCAACGGCGGCGCCGGGACCTCGGCCTTTTCTTTTCTGAAGATCAATGTCGGGGCAAGGCCGGTGGCCCTGGGCGGAGCCTTTACCGGCGTGGCCGATGATGAGAACTCTCTGTATTACAACCCGGCCGGGATCGCGTCTCTGGAGCGCCACGGAATTATTGCGGGTTATCACAACTACTTCGTTGACCTTCAATCCGGGCTGGTCGGATACGTCCACCAGTCCCGTGAGAAACATTTCCTGGCCGGCTATATCAGCTACCTTAACTACGGTGAATTCACCCAGACCGACAACCTCGGCACCATCACCGGCGAGTTCGGAGGCGGAGACGTGCTGTTCGGGGTCACCTTTGCCACGCGCTACCGGGAGAACATTTACGCCGGAGCGACGGGTAAGCTGATTTACGAGAAGATTCAGGGTTTTTCGGCCTCCGGAATGGCGCTGGATGTAGGGCTCAAGTATCGAAGCAACCGGGGCCGGTACACGGCCGGCCTGATGCTGCAGAACCTGGGCATACAGCTTTCAAACTTCACGGACGCCGACCATGAGCCCCTTCCGCTGATGCTGAGGGTTGGCGGCGGGATTCGTCCGCGCGGTCTGCCCATGCTGTTCTCGGCCGATGTCATGGTGCCGCGTGACAATGATGTCGATGTCGCCGTGGGTGGGGAATACTATGAGTTGAAGCCGCTGTATCTTCGTATCGGCTGGAACAGCTTTGGCTCGAACTACCGGGCCACAAGCTCGGACGACAGCATGGCCGGGGTGTCGCTCGGCTTCGGTCTGGACTGGAAGGAACTTCATATCGCCTATGCTTTTTCGCCCGGGGCCGAACTGGGTGAAAGTCATCGCATAACCATAACCGGGGGAGTATGA
- a CDS encoding LptE family protein encodes MERTLLRAVKVMMTARRTGRFLCAPALAAVLLCSACAIYTLNPRGESEISTIAVEPLENETAEFGLADRLTEIIIDALIADGNLKVVSPAEADAILVGSLTYYDRVAEAFDQNDQVQSYKVRMDFNLTLRNSRSGEDFWTLKTRQEGIYTADEGTEEDGQRDAGTRLVEVIIDKTTKSW; translated from the coding sequence ATGGAACGTACGCTGTTGCGGGCTGTTAAAGTGATGATGACGGCGAGACGGACGGGACGGTTCTTGTGCGCGCCGGCGCTGGCGGCGGTTCTGCTGTGTTCGGCGTGCGCTATCTACACGCTTAACCCGAGAGGGGAATCGGAGATAAGCACGATAGCGGTGGAGCCGCTCGAGAATGAAACGGCCGAGTTCGGGCTGGCTGACCGCCTGACGGAAATTATCATCGACGCCCTGATTGCTGACGGCAACCTGAAGGTGGTGTCGCCGGCCGAGGCGGATGCGATTCTGGTCGGAAGTCTGACCTACTATGACCGGGTGGCCGAGGCTTTTGACCAAAACGACCAGGTTCAATCGTATAAAGTGAGAATGGATTTCAATCTTACATTGCGCAATTCCAGGAGTGGAGAGGATTTTTGGACTCTCAAGACACGCCAGGAAGGCATTTACACGGCAGACGAAGGCACCGAAGAGGACGGCCAGCGGGATGCAGGCACCAGGCTGGTCGAGGTTATCATAGACAAGACCACTAAATCGTGGTAG
- a CDS encoding SpoIIE family protein phosphatase — MPENNQPTRIEKLLLEAAHVFNSTLEYDELIRLVLGLVMKAVNAEAALVFRIDHNRTEMRIRLMKAGDSEMTVFSRELGESVVGWVAKYREPAIVADPAGDPRVEPELVRQAGIEIRSLVSVPLIGKGQMIGVVEAINKSDGDFTETDLDILTGLNNQIAVAIDNAHLYREVKREAFERHALYEIGKKLSSSLELDELLREILDSLRQVVSFDSGGVFLIDPETGDMKSIYAVGYDPTRQDSLQLKIGQGLIGNVATTGQPVIVPDVSSNDQYVEAEAATRSEIVVPIKVDDRMIGVLNLESRQLNAYDHRSLVLMEAFASQAAISLERARLHESILQARKLEEQLNIAREIQRSFLPKSDPVFPGYDICGTNISSGQVGGDYYDFVRIVDGHLGLVIGDVSGKGMAAALIMAAYRASLIAEIRNNYSIRTICTKVNSLMCESLEPGNFVTSVYGVLDFRNHILTFANCGHNPPVLLRQTGAIEYLREGGPVMGVAQLSTYEERAFLVNPGDTCVLYTDGVTEVFDGDGNEFGLERLVDVIRSNSAGSAADIKAAILEAVRRFASPEHVFDDLTLLIFKRLVV, encoded by the coding sequence ATGCCTGAAAATAACCAGCCAACGCGGATAGAGAAGCTGCTTCTCGAAGCAGCGCATGTCTTTAATTCCACCCTCGAATACGACGAGTTGATTCGGCTTGTTCTCGGCCTGGTCATGAAGGCGGTCAATGCCGAGGCTGCGCTGGTCTTCCGGATCGACCACAACCGGACCGAGATGAGAATTCGTCTCATGAAGGCCGGTGATTCGGAGATGACGGTCTTTAGTCGCGAGCTTGGAGAGAGTGTTGTCGGATGGGTGGCAAAGTACAGGGAGCCCGCTATCGTTGCCGATCCGGCCGGCGATCCACGGGTGGAACCTGAACTAGTCCGCCAGGCGGGAATCGAGATTCGCTCGCTGGTATCGGTGCCCCTGATCGGGAAGGGCCAGATGATAGGCGTTGTCGAAGCGATCAACAAGTCGGACGGCGACTTCACGGAGACGGACCTTGACATTCTGACCGGGTTGAACAACCAGATCGCGGTGGCTATCGATAACGCACACCTTTACCGCGAGGTAAAGAGAGAGGCCTTTGAACGGCACGCGCTTTACGAGATCGGCAAGAAACTGTCCAGTTCGCTGGAGCTTGACGAACTCTTGCGAGAGATACTCGACTCGCTTCGCCAGGTGGTCAGTTTTGACTCCGGTGGTGTGTTCCTCATCGATCCCGAAACGGGCGACATGAAATCCATTTACGCGGTGGGGTATGATCCGACCCGGCAGGACAGCCTGCAACTGAAAATCGGGCAGGGGCTGATCGGTAACGTTGCCACCACCGGTCAACCCGTTATCGTGCCAGACGTTTCCTCCAATGACCAGTATGTCGAGGCCGAGGCCGCCACCCGGAGTGAAATTGTCGTGCCCATCAAGGTGGATGACCGGATGATAGGTGTGCTCAACCTCGAGTCCCGTCAGCTCAACGCCTACGATCATCGATCACTGGTGCTCATGGAAGCGTTTGCCTCGCAGGCGGCGATATCGCTGGAGCGGGCCCGCCTGCACGAGTCGATTCTCCAGGCCAGGAAGCTCGAAGAGCAACTCAATATTGCCCGTGAGATACAGCGCAGTTTCCTGCCGAAGTCCGATCCGGTGTTTCCCGGGTACGACATCTGCGGGACCAACATCTCTTCCGGCCAGGTTGGCGGCGACTATTATGATTTCGTTCGCATTGTCGACGGCCATCTGGGCCTGGTTATCGGTGACGTCTCCGGCAAGGGGATGGCGGCCGCGCTTATCATGGCAGCCTACCGTGCCTCGCTTATCGCGGAGATTCGCAACAACTACTCCATCCGGACTATTTGTACGAAGGTTAACTCGCTCATGTGCGAGTCACTGGAACCCGGCAATTTCGTCACCTCTGTCTACGGTGTCCTTGACTTCAGGAACCACATACTTACGTTTGCCAACTGTGGCCATAATCCGCCGGTGCTGCTGCGGCAGACGGGTGCTATTGAGTACCTCCGCGAGGGCGGCCCGGTGATGGGCGTAGCCCAGTTAAGCACTTACGAGGAACGGGCCTTCCTGGTCAACCCCGGTGATACCTGCGTTCTGTACACTGACGGCGTTACGGAGGTATTCGACGGCGATGGCAACGAATTCGGTCTGGAGCGACTCGTTGACGTAATTCGGTCCAACAGCGCCGGATCCGCCGCTGATATCAAGGCGGCCATCCTCGAGGCGGTGAGACGCTTTGCGTCGCCGGAGCACGTCTTTGATGACCTGACGCTGCTGATATTCAAACGGTTGGTCGTATAA
- the hutI gene encoding imidazolonepropionase yields MAPKKKATLLIKNIGQLITMSGPVPRLGGQMSDIGLIENGGVAVAADEILLVGKSDEVEGRATLAESCTVIDAGGAVVTPGLIDPHTHPVFARTREKEFEMRIAGKSYMEIAQAGGGIRSSVRDLRTAPAELLLQSSKRRLDRLLAHGVTTIEAKSGYGLSTESEIKSLEVIRDLDQMHAVDLVPTFLGAHEIPDEYRDRREEYIGVIINEMIPAVVESNLAEYSDVFCEKGVFDIEESRRIQQAAVDAGLKLRFHADELESTGGAELAASMGAVTADHLVYISDAGIKALAASGTVAVLLPGTTFSLGGDRYAPARKMIEEGVAVALSTDCNPGSSYTESLPMIISLAAVQMKLTAAESLSAVTVNAAKAVNRESRIGRLEPGMQGDIVIWEMGDYRELPYHYGVNLAGKVVKRGKVVVDR; encoded by the coding sequence ATGGCTCCAAAGAAGAAAGCGACGCTTCTCATAAAGAACATTGGCCAGCTCATTACCATGAGCGGTCCGGTGCCCCGTCTCGGCGGGCAGATGAGCGATATCGGCCTGATCGAGAACGGCGGGGTCGCGGTGGCGGCCGATGAGATTCTGCTTGTGGGGAAATCCGATGAAGTTGAGGGTCGCGCTACGCTGGCCGAGAGCTGCACGGTGATAGACGCCGGTGGTGCGGTCGTGACTCCGGGACTGATCGATCCTCATACCCATCCCGTGTTCGCCCGGACCCGCGAGAAAGAGTTCGAGATGCGGATTGCCGGCAAATCCTACATGGAAATCGCGCAGGCGGGGGGCGGCATCCGATCATCCGTCCGCGACCTGCGCACGGCTCCCGCCGAGCTTTTGCTCCAGAGCAGCAAACGGCGGCTCGACCGGCTCCTGGCGCACGGCGTCACCACGATCGAGGCCAAGTCCGGTTACGGGCTGTCGACCGAATCGGAGATCAAGTCGCTGGAGGTGATACGGGATCTCGATCAGATGCACGCGGTTGACCTGGTGCCGACCTTTCTCGGCGCTCACGAGATTCCCGACGAATACCGCGACCGGCGCGAGGAGTACATTGGCGTGATCATCAACGAGATGATTCCGGCCGTGGTTGAAAGCAACCTGGCCGAGTACTCCGACGTTTTCTGCGAGAAAGGTGTTTTCGATATCGAGGAATCGCGGCGGATTCAGCAGGCGGCCGTCGATGCGGGATTGAAACTGCGGTTTCATGCCGATGAACTGGAGTCGACCGGCGGGGCCGAACTGGCCGCCTCGATGGGTGCGGTCACGGCTGACCACCTTGTCTATATATCCGACGCCGGTATCAAAGCGTTGGCGGCTTCCGGCACCGTGGCGGTGCTGCTGCCGGGGACGACTTTTTCGCTGGGCGGTGATCGCTACGCGCCCGCCCGGAAGATGATCGAAGAAGGCGTAGCGGTGGCTCTTTCCACTGACTGTAATCCCGGGTCCAGCTATACCGAATCGCTCCCGATGATAATCTCGCTGGCGGCGGTGCAAATGAAACTTACGGCCGCCGAATCTCTGAGCGCCGTGACCGTAAACGCCGCCAAGGCCGTAAACCGGGAGAGCAGGATCGGGCGCCTCGAGCCGGGCATGCAGGGCGATATCGTGATCTGGGAGATGGGCGACTACCGGGAGTTGCCGTATCATTACGGCGTCAACCTGGCCGGCAAAGTCGTCAAGCGCGGCAAGGTGGTCGTTGACAGGTAG